One region of Juglans regia cultivar Chandler chromosome 4, Walnut 2.0, whole genome shotgun sequence genomic DNA includes:
- the LOC108988593 gene encoding auxin-responsive protein SAUR15: MMGKKMLSFKKLAKKVKVLVRVAQELTLHEYLLKEFEEASLSPKTPTGFFAVYVGEERQRFVVPTSFLSHPLFKILLEKSYNEFGFEQSTGLVVPCSVSTFQEVLNAVECSNGKFDFGKLVEEFI, encoded by the coding sequence ATGATGGGTAAGAAAATGTTGTCTTTCAAGAAACTAGCGAAGAAGGTAAAGGTTCTGGTTAGAGTTGCTCAGGAACTAACACTTCATGAATATTTGCTCAAGGAATTTGAGGAAGCATCTCTTTCTCCCAAAACGCCAACAGGTTTCTTTGCGGTATATGTAGGAGAGGAGCGCCAAAGGTTTGTGGTTCCAACCAGCTTTCTCTCGCACCCATTGTTCAAGATTTTGTTGGAGAAATCATACAACGAGTTTGGGTTCGAGCAGAGCACTGGCCTGGTAGTTCCATGCAGCGTGTCTACTTTCCAAGAGGTCTTAAACGCTGTAGAATGCAGCAATGGGAAGTTTGACTTTGGGAAACTGGTTGAGGAGTTCATTTAG
- the LOC108988592 gene encoding kinesin-like protein KIN-5C, which produces MSGRHEKEKGVNVQVLLRCRPFSDEELRSNAPQVITCNEYSREVSVSQNIAGKHLDRVFTFDKVFGPSAQQKDLYEQAVIPIVNEVLEGFNCTIFAYGQTGTGKTYTMEGECKRSKSGPNGELPPEAGVITRAVKQIFDTLEGQNAEYSVKVTFLELYNEEITDLLAPEELSRVASEDKTKKQLPLMEDGKGGVLVRGLEEEIVTSASEIFTLLERGSAKRRTAETLLNKQSSRSHSLFSITIHIKEATPEGEELIKCGKLNLVDLAGSENISRSGAREGRAREAGEINKSLLTLGRVINALVEHLGHIPYRDSKLTRLLRDSLGGRTKTCIIATVSPAVHCLEETLSTLDYAHRAKNIKNKPEVNQKMMKSTLIKDLYGEIERLKAEVYAAREKNGVYIPKERYHQEESAKKAMVDQIEQMGIMLETHQKQLEELHDKHNFQILQCSDLSRKLDVTEKNLNQTRKLLANSEEELNKCQYALTEKNFVISEQRKAENALAHQACVLRSDLEKALQDNASLFSKIGREDKLNADNRLVVNNFQDELAQQIAALCNLVETSLSEQKEHLLSFEKLSHSFTGIHEKAVVDVKEKITTLRALYLSHIEAVQNVVRLHKAGSNAGLEQISSLATSNAHSIEELLASEACEAASIFNDLQSTLSSHQGEMAVFARELRQRFNVSVEQTRDISDFSQGFLQKVLEESKRLGNYAVQADEIHVRSIAEFQKAYEEKSKSEADKLIADVTSLVTYHIQRQKKLVDTRLVDLKESAIANKAFLDGHVLSMEGITTDAKRKWQTFSTLAENDANDSAEYSAAKHCRMEVLLKQCVNTAESAFEHSKRTHVCVNEMGNKHVSAMVSLVRSASDSNEQHDVEISSARLAAEQDVSRNCEETLQHVDSVSEQEQSSISGILEIVKAHQNNLQVFREDHSGQVACIEEKAQNTFQQRYMDYEPSGTTPTRCEPEVPSKGTIESLRAMPMEALIEEFRENHSHVSFDVNESKPSLIPRSPLIQLN; this is translated from the exons ATGTCCGGTCGCCACGAGAAAGAGAAGGGCGTAAATGTTCAGGTGCTTCTTCGTTGCAG GCCGTTTAGCGATGAAGAGCTCCGGAGCAATGCACCGCAGGTCATTACTTGCAATGAGTACAGTAGGGAAGTGTCAGTGTCACAAAACATTGCCGGAAAGCATCTCGATAGGGTTTTCACTTTCGATAAG GTTTTTGGTCCTTCAGCTCAACAAAAAGATCTTTACGAACAAGCCGTGATTCCAATAGTGAATGAAGTTCTAGAGGGCTTCAACTGTACAATATTTGCATATGGTCAAACCGGTACCGGGAAGACTTACACGATGGAAGGTGAATGCAAGAGGTCAAAG AGTGGGCCAAACGGAGAATTGCCTCCAGAAGCTGGGGTTATAACTAGGGCGGTAAAGCAGATATTTGATACTCTTGAGGGTCAGAATGCAGAATACAGTGTAAAAGTTACTTTCTTGGAACTGTACAATGAGGAGATCACTGACTTGCTTGCGCCTGAGGAACTTTCTAGAGTTGCTTCGGAGGATAAGACAAAAAAGCAGTTGCCTCTGATGGAGGATGGAAAAGGTGGAGTTCTTGTTAGAGGTCTGGAGGAGGAAATTGTGACTAGTGCGAGTGAGATTTTTACTCTTCTTGAAAGAGGGTCTGCAAAACGTCGCACAGCAGAAACTTTGCTAAACAAGCAGTCAAG TCGGTCACATTCTCTCTTTTCCATTACAATACACATCAAGGAAGCAACACCAGAAGGTGAAGAACTAATTAAATGTGGCAAGCTTAATCTGGTTGATTTAGCTGGATCAGAAAATATATCTCGTTCTGGTGCTCGGGAG GGCCGTGCAAGAGAAGCTGGAGAAATCAACAAAAGTTTACTGACTCTAGGGAGAGTTATTAATGCGTTAGTAGAGCATCTTGGGCATATCCCGTACAG GGATAGCAAGCTTACACGGTTACTTCGTGATTCACTGGGAGGAAGAACAAAGACATGCATTATAGCCACAGTTTCACCTGCAGTACACTGTTTGGAGGAAACCTTAAGTACACTGGATTACGCGCATAGggccaaaaacataaaaaataagccAGAG GTTAACCAAAAAATGATGAAGTCAACTTTGATCAAGGATCTTTATGGTGAAATTGAACGCCTAAAGGCAG AGGTTTATGCTGCACGTGAAAAAAATGGTGTCTATATTCCAAAGGAGCGGTACCATCAGGAGGAGAGTGCGAAAAAG GCCATGGTAGATCAGATTGAGCAAATGGGGATTATGCTAGAAACCCATCAAAAG CAACTTGAGGAACTGCACGATAAACATAACTTCCAAATCCTGCAATGCTCCGATTTGAGTCGTAAACTGGATGTCACTGAG AAAAACTTGAATCAAACCAGAAAATTGCTTGCCAACTCCGAGGAGGAACTTAACAAATGCCAGTATGCTCTGACGGAGAAGAATTTTGTCATCTCTGAACAGAGAAAAGCAG AAAATGCACTGGCTCATCAAGCTTGTGTTTTACGATCTGATTTGGAGAAAGCTCTTCAAGATAATGCATCATTGTTTTCAAAAATTG GAAGAGAAGACAAACTTAATGCTGATAACAGATTGGTGGTGAACAATTTCCAAGATGAGCTTGCCCAACAAATTGCTGCGCTTTGCAACTTGGTGGAAACTTCATTGTCTGAGCAGAAAGAACACCTCCTGAGCTTTGAGAAACTTTCTCATTCTTTTACAGGCATACATGAGAAG GCTGTTGTGGATGTCAAGGAAAAAATTACAACTTTGAGGGCTTTGTATTTGTCTCATATTGAGGCAGTGCAAAACGTTGTGCGATTGCACAAGGCGGGTTCTAATGCTGGACTGGAGCAAATTTCTTCTCTGGCTACTTCAAATGCTCATTCTATTGAAGAA CTTTTAGCGTCAGAGGCCTGTGAAGCGGCTTCAATATTTAATGATCTTCAGAGTACTCTATCCTCTCACCAAGGAGAAATGGCTGTGTTTGCAAGGGAACTGCGACAG AGATTCAATGTTAGTGTTGAGCAAACAAGGGACATTTCTGATTTCTCTCAAGGATTTCTTCAAAAGGTTCTGGAAGAATCAAAGAGGCTTGGAAATTATGCAGTGCAAGCTGATGAAATTCATGTGAGAAGCATTGCAGAGTTTCAAAAGGCCTATGAG GAGAAGTCAAAATCTGAAGCAGACAAGCTTATAGCTGATGTAACCAGTCTGGTCACATATCACATTCAGCGTCAAAAGAAGCTG GTTGATACAAGGCTTGTTGATCTCAAAGAAAGTGCTATTGCAAACAAGGCGTTCTTGGATGGACACGTTTTATCGATGGAGGGTATTACAACAGATGCAAAAAGAAAGTGGCAAACATTTTCTACACTAGCGGAAAATGATGCCAACGATAGTGCTGAATACTCTGCTGCTAAACATTGTCGTATGGAGGTACTCCTAAAGCAATG TGTAAATACTGCTGAATCGGCTTTCGAGCACTCGAAAAGGACACACGTGTGTGTGAATGAGATGGGCAATAAACATGTTTCCGCAATGGTGTCACTTGTCAG GAGTGCTTCTGATAGCAATGAACAGCATGACGTTGAGATTAGTTCTGCACGGCTTGCGGCTGAGCAAGATGTGTCAAGGAATTGTGAGGAAACACTTCAGCATGTTGATA GTGTATCTGAGCAGGAGCAAAGCTCTATATCTGGAATTTTGGAGATTGTGAAAGCCCATCAAAATAACCTTCAAGTTTTCAGGGAGGATCATTCTGGCCAAGTAGCATGTATAGAAGAGAAGGCACAGAACACCTTCCAGCAGCGATATATG GATTATGAGCCTAGTGGCACAACGCCAACAA